Proteins from a single region of Gemmatirosa kalamazoonensis:
- the araD1 gene encoding AraD1 family protein, whose product MTRLAQLRRGSERRVALVDEPRLRLLGTFDSTYALAQAAIVGGKSLTDIVHEHASDETLDYDEVYEGRSAWRLMVPFDHPEEPARCLVTGTGLTHLGSARDRQAMHGDESQLTDSMRMFRWGLERGRPADGVVGVAPEWFYKGCGTTLRAHGEPLEVPPYAEDGGEEAEIAGIYVVAPDGTPWRVGMCTGNEFSDHVFEKRNYLNLAGSKLRTCALGPELVVGPTFDSVRGEVAIERGGTDVWSRTILTGEAEMSHSLSNIEHHHFKFAAHRRPGDAHVHYFGACALSFGDGLRLVDGDVMRVAFDGFGRALRNPLRVDAASHAPVAVGSLA is encoded by the coding sequence ATGACCCGACTCGCACAACTCCGCCGGGGCTCGGAGCGCCGCGTCGCGCTCGTGGACGAGCCGCGGCTCCGACTGTTAGGCACGTTCGACTCGACGTACGCGCTCGCGCAGGCCGCGATCGTCGGCGGCAAGTCCCTCACCGACATCGTGCACGAGCACGCGAGCGACGAGACGCTCGACTACGATGAGGTATACGAGGGCCGCAGCGCGTGGCGTCTCATGGTGCCGTTCGACCATCCCGAGGAGCCGGCACGCTGTCTCGTGACCGGCACGGGCCTCACGCACCTCGGCAGCGCGCGCGACCGGCAGGCGATGCACGGCGACGAGTCGCAGCTCACCGACAGCATGAGGATGTTCCGCTGGGGCCTCGAGCGCGGCAGGCCCGCCGACGGCGTGGTGGGCGTGGCGCCTGAGTGGTTTTACAAGGGATGCGGCACCACGCTGCGTGCGCACGGCGAGCCGCTCGAGGTGCCCCCGTACGCGGAGGACGGCGGCGAGGAGGCGGAGATCGCGGGCATCTACGTCGTCGCGCCGGACGGCACGCCGTGGCGCGTGGGGATGTGCACGGGCAACGAGTTCTCCGACCACGTGTTCGAGAAGCGCAACTACCTCAACCTCGCCGGATCCAAGCTGCGCACCTGCGCGCTCGGCCCCGAGCTGGTCGTCGGTCCCACGTTCGACTCGGTGCGCGGCGAGGTGGCGATCGAGCGCGGCGGCACCGACGTCTGGTCGCGCACCATCCTCACCGGCGAGGCGGAGATGTCGCACAGCCTGTCCAACATCGAGCATCATCACTTCAAGTTCGCCGCGCACCGGCGGCCGGGAGACGCGCACGTGCACTACTTCGGCGCCTGCGCGCTGAGCTTCGGCGACGGTCTGCGTCTCGTCGACGGCGACGTGATGCGCGTGGCGTTCGACGGCTTCGGCCGCGCGCTGCGCAACCCGCTGCGCGTGGACGCGGCGTCGCACGCGCCGGTCGCCGTGGGGTCGCTCGCATGA
- a CDS encoding L-rhamnonate dehydratase, with product MKITRIRTRVVEWKGPVVPLPPHFCTNPMDLVAPSLAPETMGTFTFHGWLLCEIFTDDGLVGVGNAALSPRVTKQVIDLYLAPLLVGADPWDVEFLWQHMYRKTMAFGRKGIGMVAISAVDIALWDLLGKAARQPVYRLLGGRTKPRIPVYASRLYSTPLDELASEAARYKREGYRAMKLRFGWGPTDGAAGMRHNVDLVRTVRETVGDDVDVMADAYMGWSLDYAKRMLPLLEPFGLRWLEEAVIPDDTHGYAELRRRTSIPIAGGEHEFTLAGFRDLLEARALDYVQFDTNRVGGLTQARKIAALAEAHGIPVIPHAGQMHNYHVVMASLNSPMAEFFPPVDVEVGNELFWYIFDGEPTPTDGFIDLPENVPGLGLTVNEASLERFEVIE from the coding sequence ATGAAGATCACGCGGATCCGCACCCGCGTCGTGGAGTGGAAGGGACCCGTCGTCCCGCTGCCGCCCCACTTCTGCACGAACCCGATGGACCTCGTCGCCCCGTCGCTCGCGCCCGAGACCATGGGGACGTTCACGTTCCACGGCTGGCTGCTGTGCGAGATCTTCACCGACGACGGCCTGGTGGGCGTCGGCAACGCGGCACTGTCGCCGCGCGTCACGAAGCAGGTGATCGACCTCTATCTCGCGCCGCTGCTGGTCGGCGCCGATCCGTGGGACGTGGAGTTCCTCTGGCAGCACATGTACCGCAAGACCATGGCGTTCGGCCGGAAGGGGATCGGCATGGTCGCGATCAGCGCGGTGGACATCGCGCTGTGGGATCTGCTCGGCAAGGCGGCGCGGCAGCCGGTGTATCGCTTGTTAGGCGGCCGCACGAAGCCGCGCATCCCGGTGTACGCGAGCCGGCTGTACAGCACCCCGCTCGACGAGCTGGCGTCGGAGGCGGCGCGCTACAAGCGCGAGGGCTACCGTGCGATGAAGCTCCGCTTCGGCTGGGGTCCCACCGACGGCGCGGCCGGGATGCGGCACAACGTCGATCTCGTGCGCACCGTGCGCGAGACGGTCGGCGACGACGTGGACGTGATGGCCGACGCCTACATGGGCTGGTCGCTCGACTACGCGAAGCGCATGCTCCCGCTGCTCGAGCCGTTCGGGCTGCGGTGGCTGGAGGAGGCGGTGATCCCCGACGACACGCACGGCTACGCGGAGCTCCGGCGGCGCACGTCGATCCCGATCGCCGGCGGCGAGCACGAGTTCACGCTCGCCGGCTTCCGCGATCTGCTCGAGGCGCGGGCGCTCGACTACGTGCAGTTCGACACGAACCGCGTGGGCGGTCTCACGCAGGCGCGCAAGATCGCCGCGCTGGCCGAGGCGCACGGCATCCCGGTGATCCCGCACGCGGGGCAGATGCACAACTACCACGTCGTGATGGCGAGCCTCAACTCGCCGATGGCGGAGTTCTTCCCGCCGGTCGACGTCGAGGTCGGGAACGAGCTGTTCTGGTACATCTTCGACGGCGAGCCGACGCCGACCGACGGGTTCATCGATCTTCCGGAGAACGTGCCGGGGCTGGGACTGACGGTGAACGAGGCGTCGCTGGAGCGGTTCGAGGTGATCGAGTGA
- a CDS encoding MFS transporter, whose translation MEPRPPDRSIEHRRWRIALLVTVAIAISYLDRQTLPWAIAAVQRDIAISNETKASLDSAFLITYGLMYLGGGRFVDAQGTRRGFLVIMLFWSLACASHGLAGNHGMPALLGLPFGVLMLGASRLLLGVGEGGGFPTATRAVAEWFPVTERSTAMGMINAGTAVGAVAAPPLIALVLTRVDWLGLAPWRWVFFLTGALGLLWTLWWWRVYRTPAEPATAPAEVERSPLGALLRHRETWAVVLAKFLSDGAWYFYLFWLPKYLFDAFHLDIRTAGAIGWIPYAASGVGSVCGGALSSRLLARGLSVNAARKIALGASAALMPWVMLVPGLHSVGWVIFVFSLAFFGQQSWSTLVMILPTDMISRRAVGTLAGLVGFGGAMGGVLLGQVVGYLRDHGQSYTPALVISGSLHVIAFAVLCVGIPVIRPLSTALAERQPVTQPA comes from the coding sequence ATGGAGCCACGCCCGCCGGATCGAAGCATCGAGCATCGCCGGTGGCGCATCGCGCTCCTCGTCACCGTCGCGATCGCGATCAGCTATCTCGATCGGCAGACGCTCCCGTGGGCGATCGCCGCGGTGCAGCGCGACATCGCGATCTCGAACGAGACGAAGGCGTCGCTCGACTCGGCGTTCCTGATCACGTACGGGCTGATGTACCTCGGCGGCGGGCGGTTCGTGGACGCGCAGGGGACGCGGCGCGGGTTCCTCGTCATCATGCTCTTCTGGTCGCTGGCGTGCGCGAGCCACGGGCTCGCCGGCAATCACGGCATGCCCGCGCTGCTCGGCCTCCCCTTCGGCGTCCTCATGCTCGGCGCGAGTCGCCTGCTGTTGGGCGTCGGCGAGGGCGGCGGCTTTCCCACGGCGACGCGCGCGGTGGCGGAGTGGTTTCCGGTGACCGAGCGCTCCACCGCGATGGGGATGATCAACGCCGGCACCGCCGTCGGCGCCGTCGCCGCGCCGCCGCTCATCGCGCTCGTGCTCACGCGCGTGGACTGGCTCGGGCTCGCGCCGTGGCGGTGGGTCTTCTTCCTCACCGGCGCGCTCGGCCTGCTCTGGACCCTGTGGTGGTGGCGCGTCTATCGCACGCCGGCCGAGCCGGCGACCGCGCCGGCGGAGGTGGAGCGCTCTCCGTTAGGCGCGCTGCTGCGCCACCGCGAGACGTGGGCGGTGGTGCTCGCGAAGTTCCTGAGCGACGGCGCGTGGTACTTCTACCTGTTCTGGCTCCCGAAGTACCTGTTCGACGCGTTCCACCTCGACATCAGGACCGCGGGCGCGATCGGCTGGATCCCGTACGCGGCGTCGGGTGTCGGCTCCGTGTGCGGCGGCGCGCTCTCGAGCCGGCTGCTCGCGCGCGGCCTGTCGGTGAACGCGGCGCGCAAGATCGCGCTCGGCGCGAGCGCGGCACTCATGCCGTGGGTGATGCTCGTGCCGGGGCTGCACTCCGTGGGCTGGGTGATCTTCGTGTTCAGCCTCGCGTTCTTCGGCCAGCAGTCGTGGTCCACGCTCGTCATGATCCTCCCGACCGACATGATCTCGCGCCGTGCCGTCGGCACGCTCGCGGGACTGGTCGGCTTCGGCGGCGCGATGGGCGGCGTGCTGCTCGGCCAGGTGGTCGGGTATCTGCGCGACCACGGCCAGAGCTACACCCCCGCGCTCGTGATCTCGGGATCGCTGCACGTGATCGCGTTCGCGGTCCTGTGCGTCGGCATCCCCGTCATCCGGCCGCTCTCGACCGCTCTCGCCGAGCGGCAACCCGTCACGCAACCCGCATGA